One window from the genome of Hippoglossus hippoglossus isolate fHipHip1 chromosome 6, fHipHip1.pri, whole genome shotgun sequence encodes:
- the LOC117762806 gene encoding C-C motif chemokine 4-like: MAAARLCLSVLVLMLAAITLSEGLRGSGPKKCCFRFIKNQPEGRVIGYRKTSQRCPNPAVLLQTENGRELCAKPSAAWVKETINNLNAKSKPGEASNL, encoded by the exons ATGGCTGCTGCTCGTCTGTGTCTGTCGGtgctggtgctgatgctggCTGCCATTACTCTGAGCGAAG GTCTGCGTGGTTCTGGCCCAAAGAAGTGCTGCTTTCGTTTCATCAAGAACCAGCCTGAGGGCCGCGTGATCGGCTACAGGAAGACTAGCCAGCGGTGTCCCAACCCAGCCGTCTT GTTGCAGACAGAGAACGGTCGTGAGCTGTGTGCCAAACCATCAGCCGCATGGGTGAAAGAGACCATCAACAACCTGAACGCCAAATCCAAGCCAGGAGAGGCGTCCAacctgtaa